From the genome of Lotus japonicus ecotype B-129 chromosome 6, LjGifu_v1.2, one region includes:
- the LOC130723308 gene encoding actin-related protein 6: MSPNVVVLDNGGGLVKAGIGGERDPSAIVPNCLYRPSAAKKWLHPNPLNSAAEQDLTSAAVRRPMDRGYLINPDLEREIWSHLFSSTLRINPSQCSLLVTEPLFALPSIQRSLDELVFEDFNFRSLYVADSPSLVHLYEASRGRPNGPKAQCSLVVDCGFSFTHAAPVFQNFTLNYAVKRIDLGGKALTNHLKDLVSFRSLNVMDETFIIDEVKEKLCFVSLDLPLHLNVARKSGKENLLRCTYVLPDGVTYMKGFVKYPDQARRYLSLTDGGLPSPLADVNIPDIAEEHLQDTKKIDLTKNEFDLTNERFLVPEMIFRPADLGMNQAGLAECIVQAVNSCHPHLHPVLYESIILTGGSTLFPHFAERLEKELRPLVPDDFHVKITNQEDPILGVWRGGSLLASSPDFESMCVTKSEYEELGSARCRKRFFH; encoded by the exons ATGTCCCCGAACGTGGTGGTTCTAGACAACGGCGGCGGCCTAGTGAAGGCCGGAATCGGCGGCGAACGCGACCCCTCCGCCATCGTCCCAAACTGCCTCTACCGCCCCTCCGCCGCCAAGAAATGGCTCCACCCAAACCCCCTAAACTCCGCCGCCGAACAAGACCTCACCTCCGCCGCCGTCCGCCGCCCCATGGACCGCGGCTATCTCATAAACCCCGACCTCGAGCGCGAGATCTGGTCCCACCTCTTCTCCTCCACCCTCCGCATAAACCCTTCACAGTGCTCCCTCCTCGTGACGGAACCGCTCTTCGCTCTCCCCTCCATTCAACGCTCCCTCGACGAGCTCGTCTTCGAGGATTTCAACTTCCGGTCACTCTACGTCGCCGATTCCCCTTCCCTCGTCCACCTCTACGAAGCCAGCCGTGGAAGGCCGAACGGACCTAAGGCGCAGTGCAGTTTGGTGGTGGACTGCGGATTCTCCTTCACCCACGCCGCCCCTGTGTTCCAGAATTTCACCCTCAACTACGCCGTGAAGAGGATTGATCTTGGTGGTAAGGCCCTCACCAACCACCTTAAGGACCTTGTTTCCTTTCGCTCCCTCAATGTCATGGATGAGACTTTCATCATTGATGAAGTGAAAGAGAAGCTCTGCTTTGTTTCCCTTGATCTTCCCCTTCATCTCAATGTGGCCAG GAAGAGTGGGAAAGAGAATCTCCTGAGGTGTACATATGTGCTTCCGGATGGTGTGACATACATGAAGGGGTTTGTTAAATATCCAGATCAGGCGCGCAGATATCTTTCTTTGACGGATGGTGGTCTTCCTTCTCCCTTGGCGGATGTGAATATCCCAGATATTGCTGAGGAGCATCTTCAGGATACAAAGAAAATTGATTTGACAAAAAAT GAATTCGACTTGACAAATGAACGGTTTCTTGTCCCGGAGATGATCTTCCGTCCTGCTGATTTGG GAATGAACCAGGCTGGGCTAGCAGAATGCATTGTACAAGCTGTTAATTCCTGCCATCCACATCTCCACCCTGTACTCTATGAAAG CATCATTTTAACTGGTGGAAGCACCTTATTTCCTCATTTTGCTGAGAGACT GGAGAAGGAGCTTCGGCCTCTAGTTCCTGATGACTTTCATGTGAAGATAACAAATCAAGAAGA TCCCATTTTAGGTGTTTGGCGTGGAGGATCGCTGTTAGCTTCAAGTCCGGATTTTGAATCAATGTGTGTGACTAAGTCAGAGTATGAGGAGCTTGGTTCTGCTAGATGCCGTAAGAGGTTCTTTCATTAA